The genomic segment GCTTTAGCCGCACCACGTACAGGTGATTCTCAGAAAGGGCGCACATGTCCACTGCATCCGAGGCCGAGAAGTCGGCCGTCAACGGCATCCGCACGGCGCTCGGCATCGGCGGTGTCCTGGCCGTCATCGTCGGCGTCCTCATCCTGGCCTGGCCGGGCAAGACCGCCGCCGTCGTCACGGCCATCATCGCGATCTACGCCATCGCCGCCGGCCTCGTCTACGCCGGTCTGGGCATCTTCTCCAAGACCAAGGGCGGGTGGGCGCGCGTCGGGCACATCGTGCTCGGCATCCTGTTCATCATCGCGGGCATCGTCGCGCTGCTGAACCTCGGACAGGCCACCGCCTGGCTCGCGCTCTTCCTCGGCATCCTCGTCGGCATCATGTGGATCGTCGAGGGCGTCGTGGCGCTGTCGACGCTCGGCGACGCCGCATCGAAGGGGTGGTCGATCTTCTTCGCGATCCTGAGCATCATCGCCGGCATCATCCTGCTCTTCTCCCCCATCTGGGGTGCGGCGGTGCTGTGGTGGCTGCTGGGCATCGCGCTGATCGTGCTCGGCATCATCAACATCGTCCGCGCCTTCACGTTCAAGGGCGACCTCTGAGCCGACGCCGACGCCGACGGCCCCCGGGAGCGATCGCTCCCGGGGGCCGTCTGATGTCTGGGGCGCTCGGGCGGGTCATCCCGCCGGAAGGTGGCGCTGCCACCAGTCCAGCACCGCGTCGAACCGCTCCACGCGATGACGCGGCTGCCCGGCACGCGTGAGCTCGTGGTCCTCACCCGGGAACACGAGCAGCTCGGCCTCGGTGCCCTGGCGCTTGAGCGCCGAGTAGTAGCGCGTGGCCTGCTCGAGCGGGCACCGGAAATCGAGCTCCGAGTGCATGACCAGCGTCGGCGTGGTGACCTGCCCGACCACGGCCATCGGGCTCTGCCGCGCGATGTCGTCGGGCGAGGTGCCGACATACTCGTCGCCGAAGAACGATCCGATGTCGCTCGTGCCCTGGAACGACTGCGGCTCGAGGAACCCCCGCTCGACGATCGCGCCGGCGAACCGATGGTCGTGCGCGATCACCCAGGCGGTGAGATAGCCGCCGTACGAACCGCCCTGCACGCCCACGCGGGCGCCGTCGAGGTCGGCGTCGTCGGCGATCGCACCCTCGAGGAAGTCGATGACGTCTGCGAAGTCGACCGTGCCCATTCGTTGACGGATGCTGCGCCCGTGCGCCCGCCCGTACCCTGCCGAGCCGCGGGGGTTGCAGTAGACGACGGCGTAGCCGGCGTCCACGAGCACCTGCGTCTCGTCGAACAGGTGCACGCCGTACGCCGCGAACGGCCCGCCGTGGATCTGGAGGATCACGGGGAAGGGGCCCGCGCCGGCAGGCTTCGCCACCCAGCCGTGCACCGGATACCCGTCGCGTCCGGTCACGGTGAGCTCCCGCGGCAGCGCGATGCCGGAGGCCGCGGCCGCCGCCCCGAACGCCGTCAGGGTGCGAGGCTCGTCGCCGGCGAGGACGAGCTCACCGAAGGAGTCGGGCCGCGAGACGGCGGCGACCACCCGGCCGCCGCCGGCCGCGTGACCGGTCACCTCGACGTCGCCCGCGAGCACCTCGGTCAACGCGCCCTCGCGGGACACCCGCAGCAGCCGCACCCGGCCTCGGGTGGAATCCTGGACGAGGAAGTCGTCCTCGATCGCAGCGAGATGCCCCTCGCCGAGGTGGATCGTCTCGTCGTCGGTGAGCCGTCGCGGTCCGGCGCCCTCCAGCAGGAAGAGGCCGACGCCGGGCGCGACGAAGTCGAGCCCCTCGCCGACCTCGTGAGCGAGGACGGCCACGGTGCCGTCAGCGGACGCGGCCACGTCGAGCACCGAGAGACCGGCCGCGGTGCCGAGCACCTCGCGGACACCCGACCCGTCGACCGCGACCGCGATGACACGGCTGCGCAGATCACGCCGCTGCGCCTCGATCTCGTCGGGCACCGTGAGCAGCTCGCGGCCATCCGCGGTGAATGCCAGCCGGCCGTGCGATGTCGGCCCGGAGGTCAGCGCACGCGCCTCCGCAGCCACCACAGGCCTTCGCGGCGGCTCGGCGCCGTCGGGGCGCACGGCAGCCGCCGGCTCGTAGAACGGCTCGGCGTCAGGCTGCGGCGCCGCGATCACGAACACGTGCGCGGGGCGGTCCGCGACGTAACCGAGACCGTTCGCATGCCACCGGACGCCGGAGATCCGGCGGGGCGACTCGGCGTGCGACTCGAGTCCCTCGACGCTGCCGTAGCGCCCAGGCTCGGGTACGCGGGCGAGGAAGGCGATGGTCGCGCCATCCGGCGACCAAGCGAACTGGTCGACGCCGAGCGGTGCGTCGGTGGCCTGCACAGGCTCGCCGCCGCTCGCCGCGACGACGTGCACCTGGGGTCGGCGCTTGGCGTCTGCCCGGAGGAAGGCCAGGCGCGAGCCGTCCGGCGAGAGCCGCGGCCCGCTGTCGGCGGTGCCGCGCGTCAGTCGGCGGGGCGTCCCGTCCGGCAGCTCCACGCGCCACACCTGGCCGACAGCCCGGTTGGCGTCGATATCCGGCCTCGAGGTCGCGAAGACCGCGAACGAGCCGTCGGCCGAGACGTCCGGCCGCCCGACCGCGACGAGCGTCTCGATGTCGCGTGGCTTCACCGCTCACTCCCCCGCGAACGACGACACGTCGCCGATCAGACGCGTGTTGTCGTCGGGCACCGGCTCGACGGCCGCGGCGGCGACCTCGGCGGCGAACTCCGACACGTTGTAGAGCCTGCCCGCGTCCTCGCGACGGGCGGCGATCGCACCGGGGTTGGCGCGCTCGAGCAGCGTGGCGGTGATGGTGCCCTCGATCATGTCGCCGGAGACGACCACGAAGTCGACACCGCGGTCCGCCAGCAACGGGATCCGCTCGCGCAGCGCGTCCTCCCCCGCCCGCTTCGACAGCGCGACGGGCTCGTACTCGGGCATCGTCGGGGTGGTGCGGATGAAGTGCGCCTGGTGGCTCGTGACGAACACCACGCGGCCGCCTTCGCGCAGCACCGGCAGAGCCGTCTCGAGCACGCGGACCTGGGCGTCGCGGTTGAGCTGGAGAGCGTAGTCCTCGGCCATGCCGGACTCCATGCCGCCGGACGCGTTGAGCACGAGGATGTCGAGGCCGCCGAACGCGGCTGCGACCTCGTCGAACATCGCCTGCACGGACTCCGGGTCCGTCAGATCGGCTCCCACGACGAGCACCTCCACGCCGAGGTCGCGCAGCTCGGTGGCGAGCTTCTCGGCGCGGGGAGCCTTGTTGCGGTAGTTGATGACGACGTTCGCGCCGCCCTGCGCGAGGTAGCGCGCGGTGTCCGCGCCGATGCCGCGCGACGAGCCGGTCACAAGGGCTGTCCTGCCGCTCAGCGCACCGGCGGGGATGGGGGTGGGAGTCTCAGTCACACAGCGACCCTACCTGCTAGGTTCGAGGCAAGAGGAGGCGCACCGTGGAGCTCATCCAGACCATCGAGCAGTGGGCGTGGATCGGCTGGCTCGTCCTGATCCTCGCCTTTCTCGTCATCGAGATGCTCACTCTCGACTTCACCTTCCTGATGCTCAGCATCGGCGGGCTGGCCGGCCTCGTCGCCGACCTTCTCGGAGCGCCGATCTGGCTGCAGGTCATCATTGCGGCCGGTGTCGCCGCCGCCCTTCTGCTGCTCTTGCGCCCGCCGCTGCTGCGGCGCCTCCGGCGTGGGGAGGATCCCACTCCCTCGAACGTGGACGCGCTGATCGGCCTCGGTGGCACCGTCGTCTCGTCGGTCGGCGCCCACGGCGGACAGGTGAAGCTGGCCAATGGCGACGTGTGGACCGCGCGCACCGAGGCGGGCGACCTGCTGCCGGGCACCAGAGTGCGGGTCAGCCGCATCGACGGCGCGACCGCGGTCGTGCGCTCCGACTCCCCCGAACCTCTCACCCCCGCTCAGGAGGACCCCTACGCATGAACGACTTCACCGCGGCCATCCCCGCCGCGATCGGCTGGCTCCTCGCGCTCGCGGTCTTCATCTTCGTGCTCGTGGTGATCGTCCGGTCCATCCGGATCATCCCGCAGGCCAATGCGGGCATCGTCGAGCGCCTGGGGCGCTACCACAAGACGCTCACACCGGGCCTGAACCTCCTCGTCCCCTTCATCGACCGCCTGCGACCTCTCATCGACATGCGCGAGCAGGTGGTCTCCTTCCCGCCGCAGCCGGTCATCACCGAGGACAACCTGGTCGTCTCCATCGACACCGTCGTCTACTTCCAGGTCACCGACGCTCGCGCGGCGACCTATGAGATCGCGAACTACCTCGGGGCCGTCGAGCAGCTCACGACCACCACCCTGCGCAACGTCGTCGGCGGCCTGAACCTGGAAGAGGCGCTCACCAGCCGCGACAACATCAACGGCCAGCTGCGCGTCGTGCTCGACGAGGCGACCGGCAAATGGGGCATCCGCGTGTCCCGCGTCGAGCTGAAGGCGATCGACCCGCCCGTCTCCATCCAGGACTCCATGGAGAAGCAGATGCGCGCCGAGCGCGAGCGTCGCGCGACGATCCTGACCGCCGAGGGCTCGAAGCAGTCGCAGATCCTCGAGGCCGAGGGCCGTCGGCAGGCCGAGATCCTCAAGGCCGAAGGCGACAAGCAGGCGGCGGTCCTCCGTGCCCAGGGCGAAGCCGAGGCGATCCAGACGGTGTTCGACGCGATCCACTCCGGAAACCCCGACGACAAGCTGCTGGCCTACCAGTACCTGCAGACGCTGCCCAAGATCGCCGACAGCGCCTCGAGCAAGCTGTGGATCATCCCGAGCGAGTTCACCGACGCCATGAAGGGGCTGAGCGGCTCGTTCGCCGGTGTGATGTCGGATGCCGCGGCCAAGGGTCGCGGGCAGTCCGGTGGTCCCGCCCTCGGCGCGACATCGCCGGGCGCGCCGCCGACTCCGTGACGCACCCCTGGTTCGGGGGCCCGCGACCGCGGGTGCTCGCGCACCGGGGGCTGGTGACGCCGGCCGACGCGCGCGACGGCATCGTGGAGAACTCCTTCGCCGCCGTGGCCCACGCGCACTCCGCCGGCGTCCGGTACGTCGAGTCGGACTGCCACCGCACCGCTGATGGCGTCGTCGTCCTCTTCCATGACGACGACCTGTCGCGCGTCACCGGCGATCCGCGCCGGATCGCCGACGTGACGGTCCGCGAACTGGAAGAGCTGATGACGGGGCGCGGCGGCCTCGTCACGCTCGCGCAGGCGCTCGATGCCTTCCCGACGCTGAGGTTCAACCTCGATGTGAAGGCGGCGGATGCCGCGACGGCCGTCGGGGCCGCCGTGGCACCGCACGGCGACCGGGTGCTGGTGACGAGCTTCTCCGACCCCCGCCGCACGGCGGCGCTGGAGGCGGCTGCGGTGGCCGGTCGCGGCATCCGCCCCGCCACGTCCGCGGGCAGGAGCACGATCGCGCGGGTGCTGGCTGCGCACGCCGCGCGATCGGATCGCCTGCTCGCACGCGCCCTGGCGGGCGTGGACGCGCTGCAGGTTCCCGAGCGGCGCGGGCGCGTGCGGTTGGTCACTCCGCGTCTCATCGATGCCGCGCACCGTCACGGCGTCGAGGTGCACGTCTGGACGGTGAACGAGGCCGACGACATGCGCCGGCTGGTCGCGATGGGCGTCGACGGCATCGTCACCGACCGCGCCGACACCGCTCTGGACGTCCTCGGCTGATACCGGCTCAGCGGAGGCGAGCGGGCTGTGCATCCACTGTGAAAGGGCGATGAACGTGCCCCCTTCGGATGATCCGCACAGGTCGCTTCGTTATACCTGAACAGCGACGAGAGGACCACACAATGGCAGACCGCAGTCTGCGCGGCATCCGACTCGGCGCCCAGAGCCTACAGAGCGAAGAGGGCGTCGTGTTCCATGAGCGCGCACAGCACATCTACTCCTGCACCGCGTGCGGGCGAGACACCACACTGACCTTCGCGGCCGACGCCGAGGTTCCCCCGGCCTGGGAGTGCCGCACGTGCGGCGCCGAGGCCCTGTTGCGCGTCGGCGAGGGCACGGCGACCGTCGATCACTCCGGTGACAAGACGCCGCGCAGCCACTGGGACATGCTGCTCGAGCGCCGCACCATCCCGGAGCTCGAAGAGCTTCTCGAGGAGCGTCTGGCGTTCCTGCGTGCCCGTCGCGGCGACGAGCAGGCGAAGTCCGACAAGCTCAGCGCCTGACCCGCGTTCGCGCAGCGCCGACCCTACGGGGTCGGCGTTTTCGCGTTCGCGCGGCCGCTGCCGCGCATCCGGGCCGCGAGGCCGAGGCCGACGAGCACCGCGACGCTGCCCCACGACAGCAGTCCGTTCACCCAGCCCCCCGCGATCACGGCCGGGGTCAGTCCCGTCCGCAGCGGGACGTCGGTGAGCATGTGGCCCGGCTCATCGGCGGGGAGTCCCTCGATCGTCGAGCCGTCCGGAGCGATCACCTGGCTGGTGCCCACCGTCGACAGGTTCACCACTGAGCGGCCGGTCTCGACGGCGCGGAGGCGCGCGACGGCGAGCTGCTGCAGGTTCTCGTCGGTGCCGCGGAAGTCGGCGTTGTTCGTCTGGAAGAGGTAGAGGCGGGCGCCGTCGCGCGCACCCTCCCACACCAGCGCGTCGTAGATGACGTCGAAGCAGATCGCCAGCCCGGCGAGCGTGCCGTCGACGTCGAACACCGGCGGGTCGGTGCCCGGCGTGTAGTCCCGACCGATCATGCCGATGAGGTCGGGCGCGATCGAGGCGTAGAACGCCCGATCGGGGACGTACTCGCCGAAGGGCACCGGATTGCGCTTGTCGTACGTCTGCTGGATGCCGTCCTGCCACAGGAACGACATGTTGAAGAACTCGTCGCCGCGCTGATCGATCCTGTTGGCCACGAGCGGCGCATCGACCTCTCGGACGACGCGGTCGAGCGCCGCGGCCGCCGCGGGCGAGGCGTCCGGGTCGACATCGACGCCGCCCTCCGGCCAGAGCACGACGTCGACGTCGTCGGCGCCGAAGAGGGGGACCGTCGCCTCGTACTGCGACTCCAGCACGTCACCCGCCTGCCGCTCGTCGAAGTACCCCGCCGGACCGTCTCCCTGCACCGCGGCGACCCGCATCGCCCCCGCCGGGGTCGTCGCCCACGCCGGCATCAGGAGCAGGGCGGTCGCGACGACAGCCAGGACGGCGACCGGAAGCAGGGTGCGCACGCCGTCCCCTCGGGCGCGGCGCGGCGATCGCACCAGTTCGACGCCTGCGGCCACCAGCCCGACGACGAGGAACGTCAGTCCCGCCGTCCCGGTCCACGACACCACCTCCGCGAACGGCCCGCTGACCTGTGACGTGCCCACGCGGCCCCACGGGAAGCCGCCGTACGGGAAGCCGCCGTTGACGGCTTCGCGCGCCGTCCACAGGCCCGCCACGAGCGCGGCGGTGAGCATGACACGCCCTCTCCGCGGCGCCACGCGCGGCGTCCAGCGGTAGGCCAGGGCGATGAGCACGGCGCCGCCGGCGACGAAGAGCGCCTCGAGCACCGAGAGTGCGATCCACGGCAGCGGCCCCACCCATTCGGCGGTGAAATCGACGTTCAGCAGGTAGAACGCGAGACCGAAGGCCATTCCGACGGCGAGCGCGCCGGTGACGGATCTGCCGACGAGGGTGACGAGCGCCAGCGCCACCGCCGCGAACGCCATCGGCCACCAGGCGACGGCCGGGAACGCGACGTCCAGCAGCACGCCGCCGAGCGCCGAGACCGGGATCGCCGCCCACAGCGGCACGAGCGGGCGTGTCGCGATGGCAGTGGGCACGCCATCAGCCTAGGCGAGCGCGCTGACGCCGCCGCGCGGCATCCGTCCGCCGCTGTTCAGACGCCCGAGTAGGCGACGATGCCCCGGCGCACCGCGTCCAGCGCCCGACGGGCCGTGCCCGCAAGCGGCTGCTCGGCCACGAGGGAGAGCTGATCGAGAAGGTCGATGGTCTGCTTTGCCCACCGCACGAAGTCGCCCGCCGCCATGTCGGCCTCGAGAAGGACCCGGTCGAGCATGCCGCCGCGCGCCCAGGTGTGCATGGCCTGGGCGAGGCCGGCCGAGATCGGCTCCGTGCCCGGCAGCCGGTTCTCCTGCTCGAGGTCGTCGAGCTCCTGCCAGAGCGTCAGCGTCGCCTCGAACGCCGGACGGAAGGCCCCGCGCGGAAGCCCCCGCTCCCCCGGGCCGCCGTCGTCGCGCCGCGGCTCGTAGACCAGCGAGCAGGCGAGGGCGGCGAGGGATGCGGGGTCCAGGTCCTTCCAGATGTCGCGCCGGAGCGACTCGGCGACGAGCAGATCCCGCTCGCCGTAGATGCGCCGCATCGTCCGCCCCGACGGCGTGAGCGCGGTGCGGCCGTCCTCGAGCTGCGAGACGTAGTCCAGTGTCGCGAGCACGTCGACCACCCGGTCGAAGATGCGCGCGACCGTGCCGGTGCGCGTCTCGATCTGACGGCGGAGCTTGTCGATCTGGCGCTTCAGCTTCCAGTACCGCTCCGCCCACCGCGCGTGATGCTCGCGGTCGGGGCACTGGTGGCACGGGTGCCGTTGCATGCGCTTGCGGAGGCTCGCGATGTGCCGCTGTCGCTCGTCGCGGGTGCGCCGTGACGCGCCGGCATCCTTGCGGTTGATCTTCTCCAGGTCGCTCAGCTCTCGGCGGATGCCGGAGTACTCGGCGAAGTCGCCGCGGTCGCACGTCATCGCCTTCTGATAGCCGGCGAGCGACTGCTCCTGCTCGCGCACCTCCCGCGCGATGCCCACGACGGCGCGATCGGCCTGGAACTGCGCGAACGACGATTCGAGGATCTCCCTCGCGCGGGCGCGGCCGAACTGGTCGATGAGGTTGACCGCCATGTTGTACGTCGGCCGGAAGCTCGAGTTGAGCGGGTAGGTGCGGCGAGAGGCGAGCGCGGCCACCGCCTGAGGATCCAGCCCCTCGGTCCACTGGATGACGGCATGACCTTCGACGTCGATGCCGCGTCGGCCGGCGCGTCCGGTGAGCTGCGTGTACTCCCCCGAGGTGATGGCGACGCGGGCCTCGCCGTTGAACTTCTCCAGCTTCTCCAGCACCACGGTGCGCGCGGGCATGTTGATCCCGAGCGCGAGTGTCTCGGTCGCGAAGACCGCCTTCACCAGCTTGCGCTGGAAGAGCTCCTCGACCACCTCCTTGAACGCGGGCAGGAGGCCGGCGTGGTGCGCCGCGACGCCACGCTCGAGATTGTCACGCCACTCCCAGTACCCGAGGACGGCCAGGTCCTCCTCTAGAAGGGTGCGCGTGCGCTCCTCGACGATCGCGCGGATCTCCTGCCGCTCCTCCTGCGAGGTCAGCCGCAGTCCCGAGCGGCGCACCTGCTGCACGGCACCGTCGCAGCCCGCCCGGCTGAAGATGAAGAAGATGGCGGGCAGCAGGTTCGATCGGGACAGCAGTTCCACCACGTCGGGCCGGTCGATCCGTTCGATGCGGTGCACGTTGGCGGAGCGCACCGGTCGGGTCCCGCCGCGCGGCGGACGACGACGGGATGCCTCGTAACCCGCGTGCCGGGCGCTGTTCGAGGCCTGCGCGCGGCGGTTGCTGTCGTAGTGCGAACCCTTGAACGACCGGATGCGCATGAGCTCCTGATTCACCTGCGCCGTCGCGACGCCGGCGCGGTCGTCGAACAGCGGCAGCAGGTCGCCGCGCACCAGCACATGCTGCTCGAGGGGCACCGGGCGGGTCTCCGACACGATCACCTCGGTGTCGCCGCGGACGGTGTCGAGCCAGTCGCCGAACTCCTCGGCGTTGGAGACGGTCGCTGACAGCGACACGAGCCGCACGGCCGGGGCGAGGTGGATGATGACCTCTTCCCACACCGCCCCGCGGAACCGGTCCGCGAGATAGTGGACCTCGTCCATGATCACGTAGCGCAGGCCGCGGAGCGCAGGCGAGTCGGCGTAGAGCATGTTCCGCAGCACTTCCGTGGTCATGACGACCACGCGTGCGTTGGCGTTGATGTTCGTGTCGCCGGTGAGGAGTCCGACGTCGTCTGCGCCGTAGACGTCCTGCAGCTCGCGGAACTTCTGGTTCGACAGCGCCTTCATCGGCGTCGTGTAGAACGCCTTCTCCCCCGGCTCCCGCATCGCCAGGTGCACCGCGAACTCGCCCACGATGGTCTTGCCGGCTCCGGTGGGAGCCGCTACCAGGACGCTGCGGCCGTCCTCGAGTGCGCGGCATCCCTCGATCTGGAACGGGTCCAGCGTGAAGCGCTGTGCGGCGGCGAAGGCGGCGGTGAGCGGGTGCGTCCGGTCCAGCCGGGCGGTCTCGCGGGCGCGCGCGTACCGCTCGGCGGGGTCGGCGTCGCTCACGACGTCGGCTCCGGCGGAAGCAGGCCGGCGTTCCGCTTCGCCTTGCGCCTGTCGAACAGCATCGACAGGCCGGCGGCGGCGAAGAACAGCACGACGAGGATTCCGGCCAGCAGGAGCATGCTCACCACATCGGCCGCCGGAGTGGCCAGGGCTGCGAACGCGGTGGCGACGAGGACGGCCACGCGCCAGCCCTTCACGATCGCCCTGCCCGACATGATGCCGGCCATGTTGAGTGCGACCAGGAACACCGGGAGCACGAACGAGACGCCGATCACGATCATCAGCTTGAACACGAAGTCGTAGTACTCCGCGGCGGCATAGAAGTTGACGCCGCCTTCGGGCGTGAACCCCCACATGAGCTCGATGACGTGCGGCACGATCAACAGGCCCACCCAGCAGCCGATGAAGAACAGCGGCACCGCGGCGGCGACGAAGCCGATCGTGTATTTGATCTCCTTGCGCGTGAGGCCCGGCATGATGAACGCCCAGATCTGCCACAGCCAGATCGGCGCGGACAGGAACAGCCCGATCGAGAACGCGATGCGCATGCGCAGGTCGAACGCCGAGGTGACGGCGCCGAAGTTGAGGGCCGAGAAGTCGTCGCCGCGACGCTCGGCGATGATGCGGATCGGCTCGGTGATCCAGTGGATGATCGGGTCGGTGATGATGAACGCCACCACCATGCCGACGAGCAGGCCGATGGCCGCGATGACCAGGCGGCGGCGAAGCTCCAGCAGATGCTGGCCGAGCGACATGCGCTTGTCGTGCTTCGGCGCCTCCGGGCCGTCGATGGGCGCGGAGCCGGTTGCGGCCACCATCCCGCTACGGCTTTGTGTCGCGGGAGCCGTCGGTCGTGCCGGGGGTGATCGTGGGGTCGGCGACCGAGTCGGCGACGTCGGCCGACGTGGTGTCGCCGGCGGCGGCCCTGTCGTCGTCCTTCATGGCCTTCATCTCACCCTTGAACACGCGGGCCGACTGCCCCATGCTCTTCGCGAGCGCCGGCAGCTTGGCCGCGCCGAACAGCAGCAGGATGACGACGAGCAGAATCAGCAGGTGCCAGCCGTTCAGATTGCCCAACATTGAGGTGCTCCGTCGTTCGCGTCAGCGGGGATCGCGACCAGTCTAATATGCCGGGCACACGGATGCCGCGGCTCAGCGATACTGCGCGAGCCCGGCGTCGGCCCACTCGGCGACGGCGCGGCGCGCCCCCTCCGGCTCGAGGACCTCGACGAGGCCGCCGCGGCGGGCCGCGAGCCGGCGCAGGCTGAGCTCGTCGGCGACCCGCATGGTGGCGATGGTCACGCCGTCCTTCGTCTCGAGTGTCGCGCGGTCGAGGTAGTCCCCCAGGAGGGGCGCGACCCCCTCGGGGAAGCGGATGCGC from the Microbacterium atlanticum genome contains:
- a CDS encoding glycerophosphodiester phosphodiesterase family protein, which translates into the protein MTHPWFGGPRPRVLAHRGLVTPADARDGIVENSFAAVAHAHSAGVRYVESDCHRTADGVVVLFHDDDLSRVTGDPRRIADVTVRELEELMTGRGGLVTLAQALDAFPTLRFNLDVKAADAATAVGAAVAPHGDRVLVTSFSDPRRTAALEAAAVAGRGIRPATSAGRSTIARVLAAHAARSDRLLARALAGVDALQVPERRGRVRLVTPRLIDAAHRHGVEVHVWTVNEADDMRRLVAMGVDGIVTDRADTALDVLG
- a CDS encoding DEAD/DEAH box helicase; the protein is MSDADPAERYARARETARLDRTHPLTAAFAAAQRFTLDPFQIEGCRALEDGRSVLVAAPTGAGKTIVGEFAVHLAMREPGEKAFYTTPMKALSNQKFRELQDVYGADDVGLLTGDTNINANARVVVMTTEVLRNMLYADSPALRGLRYVIMDEVHYLADRFRGAVWEEVIIHLAPAVRLVSLSATVSNAEEFGDWLDTVRGDTEVIVSETRPVPLEQHVLVRGDLLPLFDDRAGVATAQVNQELMRIRSFKGSHYDSNRRAQASNSARHAGYEASRRRPPRGGTRPVRSANVHRIERIDRPDVVELLSRSNLLPAIFFIFSRAGCDGAVQQVRRSGLRLTSQEERQEIRAIVEERTRTLLEEDLAVLGYWEWRDNLERGVAAHHAGLLPAFKEVVEELFQRKLVKAVFATETLALGINMPARTVVLEKLEKFNGEARVAITSGEYTQLTGRAGRRGIDVEGHAVIQWTEGLDPQAVAALASRRTYPLNSSFRPTYNMAVNLIDQFGRARAREILESSFAQFQADRAVVGIAREVREQEQSLAGYQKAMTCDRGDFAEYSGIRRELSDLEKINRKDAGASRRTRDERQRHIASLRKRMQRHPCHQCPDREHHARWAERYWKLKRQIDKLRRQIETRTGTVARIFDRVVDVLATLDYVSQLEDGRTALTPSGRTMRRIYGERDLLVAESLRRDIWKDLDPASLAALACSLVYEPRRDDGGPGERGLPRGAFRPAFEATLTLWQELDDLEQENRLPGTEPISAGLAQAMHTWARGGMLDRVLLEADMAAGDFVRWAKQTIDLLDQLSLVAEQPLAGTARRALDAVRRGIVAYSGV
- a CDS encoding SPFH domain-containing protein: MNDFTAAIPAAIGWLLALAVFIFVLVVIVRSIRIIPQANAGIVERLGRYHKTLTPGLNLLVPFIDRLRPLIDMREQVVSFPPQPVITEDNLVVSIDTVVYFQVTDARAATYEIANYLGAVEQLTTTTLRNVVGGLNLEEALTSRDNINGQLRVVLDEATGKWGIRVSRVELKAIDPPVSIQDSMEKQMRAERERRATILTAEGSKQSQILEAEGRRQAEILKAEGDKQAAVLRAQGEAEAIQTVFDAIHSGNPDDKLLAYQYLQTLPKIADSASSKLWIIPSEFTDAMKGLSGSFAGVMSDAAAKGRGQSGGPALGATSPGAPPTP
- a CDS encoding SDR family oxidoreductase, which encodes MTETPTPIPAGALSGRTALVTGSSRGIGADTARYLAQGGANVVINYRNKAPRAEKLATELRDLGVEVLVVGADLTDPESVQAMFDEVAAAFGGLDILVLNASGGMESGMAEDYALQLNRDAQVRVLETALPVLREGGRVVFVTSHQAHFIRTTPTMPEYEPVALSKRAGEDALRERIPLLADRGVDFVVVSGDMIEGTITATLLERANPGAIAARREDAGRLYNVSEFAAEVAAAAVEPVPDDNTRLIGDVSSFAGE
- the tatC gene encoding twin-arginine translocase subunit TatC, translated to MSLGQHLLELRRRLVIAAIGLLVGMVVAFIITDPIIHWITEPIRIIAERRGDDFSALNFGAVTSAFDLRMRIAFSIGLFLSAPIWLWQIWAFIMPGLTRKEIKYTIGFVAAAVPLFFIGCWVGLLIVPHVIELMWGFTPEGGVNFYAAAEYYDFVFKLMIVIGVSFVLPVFLVALNMAGIMSGRAIVKGWRVAVLVATAFAALATPAADVVSMLLLAGILVVLFFAAAGLSMLFDRRKAKRNAGLLPPEPTS
- the lnt gene encoding apolipoprotein N-acyltransferase, whose protein sequence is MPTAIATRPLVPLWAAIPVSALGGVLLDVAFPAVAWWPMAFAAVALALVTLVGRSVTGALAVGMAFGLAFYLLNVDFTAEWVGPLPWIALSVLEALFVAGGAVLIALAYRWTPRVAPRRGRVMLTAALVAGLWTAREAVNGGFPYGGFPWGRVGTSQVSGPFAEVVSWTGTAGLTFLVVGLVAAGVELVRSPRRARGDGVRTLLPVAVLAVVATALLLMPAWATTPAGAMRVAAVQGDGPAGYFDERQAGDVLESQYEATVPLFGADDVDVVLWPEGGVDVDPDASPAAAAALDRVVREVDAPLVANRIDQRGDEFFNMSFLWQDGIQQTYDKRNPVPFGEYVPDRAFYASIAPDLIGMIGRDYTPGTDPPVFDVDGTLAGLAICFDVIYDALVWEGARDGARLYLFQTNNADFRGTDENLQQLAVARLRAVETGRSVVNLSTVGTSQVIAPDGSTIEGLPADEPGHMLTDVPLRTGLTPAVIAGGWVNGLLSWGSVAVLVGLGLAARMRGSGRANAKTPTP
- a CDS encoding alpha/beta hydrolase family protein, which translates into the protein MKPRDIETLVAVGRPDVSADGSFAVFATSRPDIDANRAVGQVWRVELPDGTPRRLTRGTADSGPRLSPDGSRLAFLRADAKRRPQVHVVAASGGEPVQATDAPLGVDQFAWSPDGATIAFLARVPEPGRYGSVEGLESHAESPRRISGVRWHANGLGYVADRPAHVFVIAAPQPDAEPFYEPAAAVRPDGAEPPRRPVVAAEARALTSGPTSHGRLAFTADGRELLTVPDEIEAQRRDLRSRVIAVAVDGSGVREVLGTAAGLSVLDVAASADGTVAVLAHEVGEGLDFVAPGVGLFLLEGAGPRRLTDDETIHLGEGHLAAIEDDFLVQDSTRGRVRLLRVSREGALTEVLAGDVEVTGHAAGGGRVVAAVSRPDSFGELVLAGDEPRTLTAFGAAAAASGIALPRELTVTGRDGYPVHGWVAKPAGAGPFPVILQIHGGPFAAYGVHLFDETQVLVDAGYAVVYCNPRGSAGYGRAHGRSIRQRMGTVDFADVIDFLEGAIADDADLDGARVGVQGGSYGGYLTAWVIAHDHRFAGAIVERGFLEPQSFQGTSDIGSFFGDEYVGTSPDDIARQSPMAVVGQVTTPTLVMHSELDFRCPLEQATRYYSALKRQGTEAELLVFPGEDHELTRAGQPRHRVERFDAVLDWWQRHLPAG
- a CDS encoding NfeD family protein, yielding MELIQTIEQWAWIGWLVLILAFLVIEMLTLDFTFLMLSIGGLAGLVADLLGAPIWLQVIIAAGVAAALLLLLRPPLLRRLRRGEDPTPSNVDALIGLGGTVVSSVGAHGGQVKLANGDVWTARTEAGDLLPGTRVRVSRIDGATAVVRSDSPEPLTPAQEDPYA
- a CDS encoding RNA polymerase-binding protein RbpA, producing the protein MADRSLRGIRLGAQSLQSEEGVVFHERAQHIYSCTACGRDTTLTFAADAEVPPAWECRTCGAEALLRVGEGTATVDHSGDKTPRSHWDMLLERRTIPELEELLEERLAFLRARRGDEQAKSDKLSA
- a CDS encoding HdeD family acid-resistance protein encodes the protein MSTASEAEKSAVNGIRTALGIGGVLAVIVGVLILAWPGKTAAVVTAIIAIYAIAAGLVYAGLGIFSKTKGGWARVGHIVLGILFIIAGIVALLNLGQATAWLALFLGILVGIMWIVEGVVALSTLGDAASKGWSIFFAILSIIAGIILLFSPIWGAAVLWWLLGIALIVLGIINIVRAFTFKGDL